TGGCAGTACATACAGCTATCTGTATACCAGAACGTTTTTACGGTCAGATGAATACTTCGGGTTATGGGTGAGGCTGACGATTATTGCAGGTGTGATTATCGGAGGAGCGGACAATCTCTGGCTGAAGGTAATTACAGCACTGTTATTTCTTTACCTGACAGGGTTCCAGCTGATTCCTCTGCTGAAAAAGCACGAGCTAAAAATCTGGCCGGATCTTTATCCGGTGAACAGCAGGCTGCGACATGATTCCTTTAAGAAGCTTCTAATGAAAATTTTAATTGTGCAGGCAATGATTTTTACAGTGATCAATCTTGTTCAGCTGGACCTATACAGTGGTGCAATCACTGCCGCAGCATCAGTGGCATTTGTCATTGTGTTTGTATCCATGTATGTACCTGCCCAGATTAAAAAGCACCATATTAAATAGAGAAAAGCTGCTCACATGCGAGCAGCTTTTCTTATGACTTAATTTTCATTATGATATTTAATCGCAGCCGCACCTAAAGTTTTAGCTGCAATCAGCATTGCTTTTTCGTTTAGATCGAATTTCGGATGATGGTGTGGATAAGGAACATCTACACCTTCAGGCTTGGCTCCTGTAAAGAAGAATGTACCTGGTCTGTGTTCAAGATAATAAGCAAAATCCTCGCCGCCCATCTGCATTTCACTTTCAACAGCCGTCACACCAGGCATGTCATTTACAACCCGCACAAGATAATCCGTTTCCTTTTCATGATTCACAACAGCAGGGTATCCTCTGATGTAATCATATTCATACGTACAGTCAGTTGAAATGCATGTCCCTTCTGTAATCCGTCCAATTTCTTTTTCGACAAGATCACGTACTTCAGGGGCAAATGTTCTTGCTGTACCGATCAGCTTGGCAGAGTCGGCAATGACGTTGAACGCATTTTCTGCGACAAATGAACCGACCGAAACAACAGCTGATTCAACAGGATTCACGCGTCTCGCTGCAATCTGTTGAAGTGAAGTAACAAGCTGCGAGCCTGCTACGACTGCGTCTTTTGTTTTATGCGGCTGAGCACCATGACCGCCTGCGCCCTGAATCTTGATTTCAAACCGGTCGGCTGCTGCCATAATCGGGCCTGTGCGGTATTCAATATCACCAAGCTCGCCGGTTACCCACAGGTGCGTGCCAAATACTGCATCCACACCATCCAGACAGCCATCTTCAATCATGCTGATTGCCCCGCCCGGCGCATATTCTTCT
This region of Jeotgalibacillus malaysiensis genomic DNA includes:
- a CDS encoding amidohydrolase: MNEKLFSLLDSYYDDMVALRRHLHQHPELSFEEKETPALIEAFYKDLGVEVKTGVGGNGVTAVIKGGKPGKTVALRADFDALPIEDEKDVPYKSKISGKMHACGHDGHTATLLHLAKALHLMKEELPGTYVMIHQHAEEYAPGGAISMIEDGCLDGVDAVFGTHLWVTGELGDIEYRTGPIMAAADRFEIKIQGAGGHGAQPHKTKDAVVAGSQLVTSLQQIAARRVNPVESAVVSVGSFVAENAFNVIADSAKLIGTARTFAPEVRDLVEKEIGRITEGTCISTDCTYEYDYIRGYPAVVNHEKETDYLVRVVNDMPGVTAVESEMQMGGEDFAYYLEHRPGTFFFTGAKPEGVDVPYPHHHPKFDLNEKAMLIAAKTLGAAAIKYHNEN